Proteins encoded in a region of the Corynebacterium genitalium ATCC 33030 genome:
- the aroQ gene encoding type II 3-dehydroquinate dehydratase gives MKVLVLNGPNLNRLGQRQPEIYGSMTLADIEERLKTRAGDRAEIYFRQSNHEGVLIDAIHNAADNDWPVIINPGGYTHTSVALRDALVELQNGPGFIEVHLSNVHAREPFRQHSFLSPIATGVIAGLGADGYELALEYFLRRA, from the coding sequence ATGAAGGTACTCGTGCTCAACGGCCCCAATCTCAACCGTCTTGGCCAACGGCAGCCTGAGATTTACGGCTCCATGACGCTCGCCGATATCGAGGAGCGATTGAAAACGCGCGCGGGCGATCGTGCCGAGATTTACTTCCGGCAGTCGAATCACGAGGGCGTGCTTATCGACGCGATTCATAACGCCGCCGACAACGACTGGCCCGTCATCATCAACCCGGGCGGGTACACCCACACGTCCGTGGCTCTGCGTGACGCGCTAGTGGAACTGCAGAACGGGCCCGGCTTCATCGAAGTGCACCTATCCAATGTGCACGCGCGCGAGCCGTTTAGGCAGCATTCCTTCCTCTCGCCAATCGCGACTGGCGTCATCGCTGGCCTGGGGGCTGACGGTTATGAGCTGGCGTTGGAATACTTCTTGAGGAGGGCATGA
- a CDS encoding M24 family metallopeptidase, with the protein MGFADSRFLTRRRKLSAELAGQRIDSFLLTHPVNVRYFSGFSGSNGALLVNKDLSAKIATDGRYTMQIAAEVPDIEAEIVSTPAETLIAGVADGWRVGFDAAHMTVDGLNRLQKVCPEGVTLVPVTGVVEDIRLIKDGFEIRRLTEAADIAVGALTALIDAGELRAGRTEREIAADLEYRMRLGGAERPSFDTIVASGPNSALPHYSAGDRVLEDGDLVTIDFGAHYRGFNSDMTRTFCIGHATDFAAEIYGVVLDAQLAGVKAATPGRGLADVDKHCRDIIADAGYGEHFVHSTGHGIGLDVHEAPYARAKGVGTLEENMTLTVEPGIYVPDKGGVRIEDTVVITSGAPRIITEFPKELTVI; encoded by the coding sequence ATGGGTTTCGCCGATTCCCGTTTCCTGACCCGCCGCCGCAAACTCTCGGCGGAACTGGCAGGTCAGCGTATTGACTCGTTTTTGTTGACCCACCCGGTCAACGTGCGGTACTTCTCCGGTTTCTCCGGCTCCAACGGTGCGCTGCTGGTGAACAAGGACCTCTCCGCCAAGATCGCCACCGACGGCCGTTACACCATGCAGATCGCGGCCGAAGTTCCGGACATTGAGGCAGAGATTGTCTCCACGCCGGCGGAAACTCTGATCGCCGGTGTGGCTGACGGCTGGCGCGTGGGCTTCGATGCCGCGCACATGACCGTCGACGGGTTGAACCGCCTGCAGAAGGTCTGCCCGGAGGGCGTGACACTCGTCCCGGTCACTGGAGTCGTCGAGGACATTCGCCTGATCAAAGACGGCTTTGAGATCCGACGTTTGACGGAGGCCGCCGACATTGCGGTGGGCGCGCTGACCGCGCTTATCGATGCTGGCGAGCTCCGCGCCGGCCGCACCGAACGCGAGATTGCTGCCGACCTCGAATACCGGATGCGCCTCGGCGGGGCAGAACGACCTAGCTTCGACACCATCGTCGCCTCCGGCCCGAACTCTGCCCTGCCGCACTACAGCGCCGGCGACCGGGTGCTTGAGGACGGTGATCTGGTCACCATCGATTTCGGTGCGCACTACCGCGGATTCAACTCGGATATGACGCGCACGTTCTGCATCGGCCACGCGACCGACTTCGCCGCGGAGATCTACGGGGTTGTCCTCGATGCGCAGTTAGCCGGGGTGAAGGCGGCGACACCGGGGAGGGGACTGGCTGACGTCGATAAGCACTGCCGCGACATCATCGCTGATGCCGGATACGGCGAGCACTTCGTGCATTCCACCGGCCACGGCATTGGCCTGGACGTCCACGAGGCACCGTACGCGCGTGCCAAGGGTGTGGGCACGCTTGAGGAGAACATGACGCTCACCGTCGAACCGGGCATCTACGTGCCCGACAAGGGTGGCGTGCGCATCGAAGACACCGTGGTGATCACCTCTGGCGCGCCGCGGATCATTACCGAG